From one Solanum lycopersicum chromosome 12, SLM_r2.1 genomic stretch:
- the LOC138340720 gene encoding uncharacterized protein, giving the protein MDRSWMYNMTNFGRMGLRPEFVEGVIGFVEYAKTLDPFQRSGMIKCPCNKCQCLNYEKPDAVELHIYRNGFKKEYTVWTSHGEIDNNFDVFQHYVPGESSSDVNSNAQNYRIDDMVQDAFGVHSDFDFANQGEEAPNFECKIFFEQLESASRPLYEGSPHSQLSIAVRLLSIKSDWSVPQGAMDSVIDLIHDLVDPNLEIPDNFYKAKRLVSKLGMSSMRIHCCDNGCMLYYKDDIDLESCKFCGKCRYKQTASGKKVPIKAMHYLPLISRLKRLYASNRSAPHMRWHHEHRRPPRVMCHPSDGEAWKHFDRTYPLFAAEPRNIRLGLCSDGFTPHSVSAAPYSCWPVFITPYNLPPEMCMTSPYIFLNCVIPGPRNPKVLIDVYLQPLIDELKQLWVQGVETFDVSLKQNFNLRAALIWTINDFPAYGMLSGWMTTGKLACPYCTENTKSFTLKHGHKNSWFDCHRQFLPMDHEFRSMKNAFRKNSVEQGYPHHLLHNL; this is encoded by the coding sequence ATGGATCGTAGTTGGATGTATAATATGACTAATTTTGGTCGAATGGGGCTAAGACCTGAATTTGTAGAAGGTGTCATTGGTTTTGTGGAGTATGCAAAGACATTAGATCCTTTTCAACGTAGTGGTATGATTAAGTGTCCTTGTAATAAATGTCAAtgtttgaattatgaaaaaccAGATGCTGTTGAGCTTCATATCTATCGAAATgggtttaaaaaagaatacacTGTGTGGACTAGTCATGGAGAAATTGATAATAACTTTGATGTATTCCAACATTATGTTCCTGGTGAAAGTAGTAGCGATGTGAATTCTAATGCACAAAATTATAGAATTGATGACATGGTTCAAGATGCTTTTGGTGTGCattctgattttgattttgctAATCAAGGTGAAGAAGCTCCTAATTTTGAATGCAAAATTTTCTTTGAACAATTGGAATCTGCTAGTCGGCCTTTATATGAGGGGAGTCCACACTCACAGTTGTCTATTGCGGTTAGATTATTAAGTATCAAATCAGATTGGAGTGTTCCTCAAGGGGCAATGGACTCTGTGATTGACCTTATTCATGATTTAGTTGACCCAAATCTAGAGATACCTGATAATTTCTATAAGGCAAAGAGGTTGGTATCAAAGTTAGGAATGTCATCGATGAGAATTCATTGTTGTGACAATGGTTGCATGTTATACTATAAGGATGATATTGATCTAGAATCGTGTAAGTTTTGTGGAAAATGTCGTTATAAACAGACAGCTAGTGGGAAGAAAGTTCCTATTAAGGCAATGCATTACTTACCTCTTATATCAAGGTTAAAGAGGTTGTATGCGTCTAATAGATCTGCTCCTCATATGAGATGGCACCATGAACATAGAAGACCACCTAGAGTTATGTGTCATCCATCCGATGGAGAGGCTTGGAAGCATTTTGATAGAACATATCCACTATTTGCAGCTGAACCACGTAACATTAGATTGGGTTTATGTTCAGATGGATTCACGCCACATTCTGTTTCTGCTGCACCATATTCTTGTTGGCCTGTATTTATAACACCATATAATCTTCCACCCGAGATGTGTATGACCAGTCCATATATATTTCTCAATTGTGTCATTCCTGGCCCTCGGAATCCAAAAGTATTGATTGATGTATACTTGCAACCTTTGATTGATGAGTTGAAACAATTGTGGGTTCAAGGGGTTGAAACGTTTGATGTGTCTCTTAAGCAGAATTTTAATTTGCGGGCTGCCTTAATATGGACTATTAATGATTTTCCAGCATATGGAATGTTGTCAGGGTGGATGACAACGGGAAAGTTAGCTTGTCCTTATTGTACGGAAAATACTAAATCATTCACTTTAAAACATGGTCATAAAAATTCTTGGTTTGACTGTCATCGACAGTTCTTGCCAATGGATCATGAGTTTAGGAGTATGAAAAATGCATTCAGAAAGAATTCTGTTGAACAAGGTTATCCTCATCATCTGCTTCACAACTTATGA